Below is a genomic region from bacterium.
AGGATACAATACTCGGGCGTCGCGTTGCGTTAAAGCTGCTTCCGGAGAAACACACTCACGATCAAGAGCGTCTGCGTCGATTCAAACAGGAAGCAAAATCAGCATCCGCCTTGAATCATCCGAACATCGTGACGATTCACGAAGTGGGAGAATCGGACGGTCATCACTTTATTGCGACTGAATTCATTGATGGCGAAACTCTGCGCGCATTGCTGAAACGAACAGGCAAAATTGAAATCAAGGACTCACTGAACATTGCAACACAAGTTGTATCAGCTTTGGCGGCCGCGCATGAGGCGGGAATTGTGCATCGCGACATCAAACCGGAAAACATCATGGTGCGTCGCGATGGTTATGTCAAAGTACTTGATTTCGGACTCGCGAAGTTGACGGAACCGGAAGCGTCGCAAACGGTCGATACCAATCTGCAAACGATCTCCGCAGTTCACACAGAAACAGGGATCGTGCTTGGCACTGCGCATTACATGTCACCAGAACAAGCAACTGGCAAAAACGTGGATGGGCGCACTGACATCTTTTCTTTTGGCGCAGTGCTTTACGAAATGATAAGCGGACAACGAGCATTCCAGGGAAACTCCGTTGTGGAAATACTGGCAGCAACACTGAATCAAGAACCGAAAGCATTGCCACCCAAAGTGCCGCCAGAACTCGCAATGGTGATCCTGCGCTGTTTGCGAAAAGATCCTGCACGGCGATTTCAAACGATGGCGGATCTAAAATTGGCTCTTGAAGATGCGCGCGAACAAATACAGGAACCACGTAAGCGTTTGTCTTCAAGAAAATTCGTCCCGGTGATTTTGATGATAGCGGCACTGTTTGCATTTCTCTTATGGCAACCTTGGAAAAAAGAAACTGCTGTCGGGCCGCTCCGAGTGCAAGCGATCACAACGCTACCGGGTGTCGAACAATATCCATCGCTTTCTCCGGATGGCAAGCAAGTCGTTTTCGCATGGACAGGATCGAAGCAGGACAATCAAGACATCTACGTCCAGATGATCGGACAGGGATCTCCATTGCGGTTAACAACCGATCTTCGCTACGACTATAATCCGGTCTGGTCGCCCGATGGCCGATGGATCGCGTTCTTGCGAAGCGAACCAAGCGCAACGACCGGAGCCCGAAATCGAGAACTAAGACTCATAGCGCCTCTTGGTGGTCCCGAACGTAAATTGAGTGACATCACTTCTCAGGATTTCGATCGCAATTCGACTTATCTCGCATGGACGCCAGAGAGCAAGGCTGTGATTGTAACCGATTCACAAGGTGAGGGACGTCCGGATGCTTTGTTCGTGATTTCGATTGAAACTGGTGAGAAAAAGCGATTAACGAATCCACAATCTCCTGTGCTTGCAGATACAAGTCCGGCGGTTTCGCCTGATGGTCGCTCTCTTGTGTTCCTTCGACGAATCTCATGGAGCTCAGGCGAGCTTCAACTCCTGGCACTGGGAAAAGATATGAGGTCATCCGGCGAACCAAGGCGCCTTACTCACGCTGAGCAACGCGCAAATGATCCGGCGTGGATGCCTGATGGCGAAGAAATTATTTTTGCAGCAAAAGGCAATCTTTGGAGACTACCCATCTCCGGCGAAAAGTCGGCGACGCAAATTCCGTTTGTAGGAGAAGACGGAATGATGCCTACCATTTCACGCACTGAGTCCGGAAAGCCGCCACGTTTGGTTTACGTACGCAGATTTTCCGATACGAATATCTGGCGTGTTGAAACTTCAACTTTAGGCGCGCCATCTACGTCTGCACCGGTTGCAGCAATCTCATCAACGAAAGAGGAATTCCATTGTCAGTTTTCGCCAGATGGCAACCACGTAGCATTCATCTCATTTCGATCAGGAGAAGCGGA
It encodes:
- a CDS encoding serine/threonine-protein kinase: MLAISHYRILQSLGAGGMGEVYLAEDTILGRRVALKLLPEKHTHDQERLRRFKQEAKSASALNHPNIVTIHEVGESDGHHFIATEFIDGETLRALLKRTGKIEIKDSLNIATQVVSALAAAHEAGIVHRDIKPENIMVRRDGYVKVLDFGLAKLTEPEASQTVDTNLQTISAVHTETGIVLGTAHYMSPEQATGKNVDGRTDIFSFGAVLYEMISGQRAFQGNSVVEILAATLNQEPKALPPKVPPELAMVILRCLRKDPARRFQTMADLKLALEDAREQIQEPRKRLSSRKFVPVILMIAALFAFLLWQPWKKETAVGPLRVQAITTLPGVEQYPSLSPDGKQVVFAWTGSKQDNQDIYVQMIGQGSPLRLTTDLRYDYNPVWSPDGRWIAFLRSEPSATTGARNRELRLIAPLGGPERKLSDITSQDFDRNSTYLAWTPESKAVIVTDSQGEGRPDALFVISIETGEKKRLTNPQSPVLADTSPAVSPDGRSLVFLRRISWSSGELQLLALGKDMRSSGEPRRLTHAEQRANDPAWMPDGEEIIFAAKGNLWRLPISGEKSATQIPFVGEDGMMPTISRTESGKPPRLVYVRRFSDTNIWRVETSTLGAPSTSAPVAAISSTKEEFHCQFSPDGNHVAFISFRSGEAEIWISDPDGSNAVQLTSLGIPDTTWPHWSPDGQMIAFSSALEGEWDIYVIPAAGGKPRRLTSHPSIDIQPVFSHDGKWIYFASMRSGDFRIWKMPANGGDAIQVTPNQGRGAMESADGKNLYYHAVSVVAPLFRLPTTGGRPIKVLDGIIWYNYCLVKNGIYYIDQQESETRLQFLDLASGNSTTIAQNLGKAATGLTASPDGKTILFARVDSSIDDLMLVENFE